A genomic segment from Spinacia oleracea cultivar Varoflay chromosome 3, BTI_SOV_V1, whole genome shotgun sequence encodes:
- the LOC130469822 gene encoding uncharacterized protein translates to MTLCKDWISIKDYIGDPTYVEGVNNFLDYAFQKLKTETIRCPCTKCMNGESGDREKVREHLLVFGIIKRYTFWYHHGEGLDESEIVSDEDHDEGEDHDEIFDILRDLYPAFNDVSPSVDVNDVEEPNADAKTFYNLLKDSQDPVYEGAKSSTMSAILELLHIKTLGHWTNESFSMLLKFLKNRLLATGSTLPDSYKESKKIMRNLGLSYEKIDACVNDCMLYWKENEKLDACNICGASRWKTNKHSGEDKCKSNGKKIPHKILRYFPLKPRLQRLFMCSKTASLMRWHDGKKKKDGTMRHPVDGAAWQSFDKEFPEFASDPRNVRLGLASDGFQPFANSKTPYSIWPVVLMPYNLPPDLCMKQSNILFSMLIPGPKGPGDAIDIYLQPLIEELKDLWDTGVETFDAATQHHFNLRAALMWTINDFPAYAMLSGWSTKGYLACPRCLKDTRSMRLSHGGKECYMEHRCYLPKNHRWRKDKDSFDGKVEHGLPPEPCSIDEILRQLEDLENIVLSKDPHVKTKINHELRGDNWNKKSIFFELPYWRKHLLRHNLDVMHIEKNICDSVLGTIMNIKGKTKDTIKSRHDLEAMGIRPTLHPVKEGDKYKMPPAPFTLSPAEKQRFCNFLKELKVPDGFSSNISYCVNTKEGKISGLKSHDCHVILEHLLPLAIRGLLTPLVREALIELSRYFTLLCAKVLKVSELKQLETQIPITLCKLEKVFPPSFFDVMMYFPIHLANEAMIGGPVQFRWMYPNEQYMYKLKSYVRNRAHPEASIAEGYLADECMTLCSRYMHNIETRFNRQERNYENANDSDEALDIFSHSGRGLGAPTVISVPRREMDQAHDYILKNCDEVALLYENNKSKEMENLLSLSRGPTEYVTSFSGYVVNGYRFRTQNHDKNLRTQNSGVVVLGNTGDGDENMDYYGVVTEIVEIQYLGGNRIVLFRCNWWDVFDKVRGIKEDEYGTISINCNMQLKTDEPFILASQARQAFYATDNINKGWVIASKTQPRNLLDDDSDVDEQSEAYQQSEFDRPTYVASSSTSASSEICRSRAGIDPIIVEDISIKSGEQQAPVKRRREE, encoded by the exons ATGACTCTCTGTAAGGATTGGATTTCCATTAAAGATTACATTGGTGATCCAACATATGTCGAGGGAGTTAATAATTTTTTAGACTATGCTTTTCAAAAGTTGAAAACTGAGACAATTCGTTGTCCTTGTACCAAATGTATGAATGGAGAATCCGGTGATCGTGAGAAAGTAAGGGAACATCTACTTGTTTTTGGAATAATCAAAAGATACACCTTCTGGTATCATCATGGGGAGGGGTTGGATGAGTCAGAAATCGTGTCTGACGAGGATCATGATGAGGGAGAAGACCATGATGAAATTTTTGATATTCTAAGGGATTTATATCCTGCGTTCAATGATGTTAGTCCCTCTGTTGATGTCAATGATGTCGAGGAGCCAAATGCCGACGCTAAAACTTTTTATAACCTATTGAAGGATTCACAAGATCCGGTCTATGAAGGTGCTAAGAGTTCTACAATGTCTGCAATCTTGGAGCTTCTTCATATTAAGACTCTTGGTCATTGGACCAATGAGTCTTTTAGCATGCTTCTTAAATTTTTGAAGAATCGGCTTTTAGCTACAGGGTCAACTTTACCAGATTCTTACAAAGAGTCAAAAAAGATCATGAGAAACCTCGGACTTTCCTATGAAAAGATCGATGCATGtgttaatgattgcatgttataTTGGAAGGAGAATGAGAAGCTAGATGCATGCAATATTTGCGGTGCATCGAGATGGAAAACTAACAAACACAGTGGGGAAGACAAGTGTAAGTCAAATGGTAAAAAAATACCTCACAAGATATTACGCTACTTCCCACTAAAACCGAGGCTTCAAAGATTATTCATGTGTTCAAAGACTGCTTCTTTGATGAGGTGGCATGATGGTAAAAAGAAGAAAGACGGTACGATGCGACATCCCGTTGATGGAGCCGCGTGGCAGTCATTTGACAAGGAGTTTCCCGAGTTTGCATCAGATCCTAGAAATGTTAGGTTGGGGCTTGCCAGTGATGGTTTTCAACCCTTTGCAAACTCGAAAACACCTTATAGTATTTGGCCTGTAGTACTTATGCCATATAACTTACCTCCAGATCTTTGTATGAAGCAGTCTAATATACTTTTTTCGATGCTTATTCCTGGTCCTAAAGGACCCGGTGATGCAATTGACATATATTTGCAACCATTGATCGAGGAATTAAAAGATCTATGGGACACTGGTGTCGAGACCTTCGATGCAGCAACTCAACATCATTTTAATTTACGTGCAGCACTGATGTGGACCATTAATGATTTTCCAGCATATGCCATGTTGTCAGGATGGAGTACTAAGGGTTATTTGGCATGCCCTCGTTGCCTTAAGGATACACGATCAATGAGACTATCTCATGGGGGCAAAGAATGCTACATGGAGCATAGATGTTATTTGCCAAAGAACCATAGATGGCGGAAGGATAAGGATTCATTTGACGGAAAAGTTGAGCATGGTCTACCTCCTGAACCTTGTTCAATTGATGAAATTCTTCGTCAGCTCGAGGATCTCGAGAACATTGTTTTGTCCAAGGATCCACATGTGAAGACAAAAATAAATCATGAGCTTAGGGGTGATAATTGGAATAAGAAAAGTATTTTCTTTGAGCTTCCATACTGGAGGAAACATTTGTTACGGCACAATTTAgatgtaatgcatattgagaaaaatatATGTGATAGTGTTCTTGGGACAATTATGAACATCAAAGGGAAGACTAAAGACACTATAAAATCACGTCATGACTTGGAAGCTATGGGGATAAGGCCCACATTGCACCCAGTCAAAGAAGGGGACAAATATAAGATGCCTCCAGCACCGTTTACTCTTTCTCCTGCCGAGAAGCAaagattttgtaattttttgaaAGAGTTAAAAGTACCTGACGGTTTTTCATCGAATATATCTTACTGTGTCAACACTAAGGAAGGAAAAATTTCAGGTTTAAAGAGCCATGATTGCCATGTAATACTCGAACATCTTCTTCCTTTGGCAATACGTGGTCTACTCACTCCACTTGTACGCGAAGCACTGATTGAGCTATCAAGGTACTTTACCTTATTATGTGCTAAAGTACTTAAAGTGAGTGAATTAAAGCAACTAGAGACCCAAATTCCTATCACTCTCTGCAAATTAGAGAAGGTTTTTCCTCCCTCGTTCTTTGATGTAATGATGTATTTTCCAATTCATTTAGCCAATGAAGCTATGATCGGAGGTCCTGTTCAGTTCAGATGGATGTATCCTAATGAACAATATATGTATAAGCTTAAATCTTATGTACGAAATAGGGCTCATCCAGAAGCTTCAATTGCGGAGGGCTATTTAGCAGATGAGTGTATGACCCTTTGCTCAAGGTATATGCATAATATAGAAACAAGATTTAATCGCCAGGAACGAAATTATGAAAATGCAAACGACAGTGATGAAGCCTTGGATATTTTCAGCCATTCTGGTAGAGGTTTAGGAGCTCCAACTGTTATAAGTGTTCCCAGGCGTGAAATGGATCAAGCTCACGATTACATTTTGAAGAACTGCGACGAG GTTGCGCTCTTATATGAGAATAATAAGAGCAAGGAAATGGAAAATCTCCTCTCACTTTCACGTGGACCAACTGAATATGTAACATCTTTTAGTGGTTATGTTGTAAATGGATACAGATTTCGTACACAAAACCATGATAAGAATTTGAGAACACAAAATAGTGGCGTGGTTGTCTTAGGAAATACGGGTGATGGAGATGAGAACATGGATTATTATGGAGTTGTAACAGAAATTGTAGAGATACAATATCTTGGAGGAAACCGGATTGTGCTATTTCGGTGTAACTGGTGGGATGTATTTGATAAGGTAAGAGGAATCAAAGAAGATGAATATGGAACCATTAGTATTAATTGCAATATGCAATTAAAAACTGATGAACCATTTATCTTAGCTAGTCAGGCAAGACAAGCTTTTTATGCCACCGATAACATTAACAAAGGTTGGGTTATTGCATCCAAGACTCAACCGCGCAACTTGTTAGATGATGACAGTGATGTTGATGAGCAAAGTGAAGCATACCAACAGAGTGAATTTGATAGACCAACATATGTTGCATCTTCCTCTACAAGTGCAAGCAGTGAAATCTGTAGAAGTCGGGCTGGCATAGATCCCATTATTGTGGAAGATATTTCAATCAAAAGTGGAGAACAACAAGCTCCTGTGAAGAGGAGAAGAGAGGAATGA